A stretch of the Camarhynchus parvulus chromosome 4, STF_HiC, whole genome shotgun sequence genome encodes the following:
- the TIFA gene encoding TRAF-interacting protein with FHA domain-containing protein A codes for MSSFEEAETEETVTCLHLTFYHPGQGEKMMFRCLDFCRRQQLRADDTAKFGRDSSLCRYSLVDTRVSRIQFSLQFYRKLHSSEYTFEIKNLSKKTKLTVNQTELGYLNKIDLPWKCIICFGDYQILAEIQEGEAMDYFETHLHLAEAPILQERCLPSLQPIPENGISPSFLLGQGKSPTEIDENELC; via the coding sequence ATGAGCTCCTTCGAGGAGGCCGAAACAGAGGAGACAGTGACGTGCCTCCACCTGACCTTCTACCACCCCGGGCAGGGTGAGAAGATGATGTTCCGCTGCCTGGATTTCTGCAGGCGGCAGCAGCTGCGGGCGGACGACACGGCCAAGTTCGGCCGCGACTCCAGCCTGTGCCGCTACAGCCTGGTAGACACGCGCGTCTCCCGCATCCAGTTCTCCCTGCAGTTCTACAGGAAGCTCCACAGCTCTGAGTACACCTTTGAGATCAAGAACCTGAGCAAGAAAACGAAACTGACCGTCAACCAAACGGAGCTGGGTTACTTGAACAAAATCGACCTGCCCTGGAAGTGCATCATCTGCTTTGGGGACTACCAGATCCTGGCGGAGATTCAAGAAGGAGAGGCCATGGATTATTTTGAGACTCACTTGCACTTGGCTGAAGCACCCATCTTACAAGAAAGGTGCCTGCCGTCCCTGCAGCCTATACCTGAGAATGgcatttctccttcctttcttcttggCCAAGGCAAAAGCCCCACAGAGATTGATGAGAACGAGCTGTGCTAG
- the AP1AR gene encoding AP-1 complex-associated regulatory protein isoform X1: MGNCWAQWCCGLFLRRDAGRIQRGGGSKYFRTCSTGEHFTIEFENLVESDEGESPGSSHRPLTEEEIADLKERHYDSIAEKQRVVDLKLQSELALQEEKLRLEEEALYAAQRQAARAAKQKKLLEQCRQHRITQQRAHAVNNGEFQSCVAEEDLDPFLRNTKFQYEAFRSSRLSSDATVLTPNTESSCDLMTKTKSVSGNDDSTSLDLEWEDEEGMNRMIPVRERSRTEEDILRAALKFNSRKPGSHPASASDDSNGLEWENDFVSAAAALDDNGNSEYAGFVNPVLELSECERQDR, translated from the exons ATCCAAGTATTTTAGAACGTGCTCAACAGGAGAACACTTCACTATAGAG ttTGAGAACCTGGTGGAAAGTGATGAG gGGGAGAGCCCAGGAAGCAGTCACAG GCCTCTGACTGAGGAAGAAATTGCAGACCTGAAAGAGAGACACTACGACTCCATTGCTGAGAAGCAGAGGGTTGTTGACCTGAAGCTTCAGTCAGAG TTAGCCTTACAAGAGGAGAAGTTAAGACTAGAAGAGGAGGCTTTATATGCTGCACAACGTcaagcagccagggcagcaaagcagaaaaagctcttggag CAATGTAGGCAGCACAGGATaacacagcagagagcacaTGCTGTTAACAATGGAGAGTTCCAGAG CTGTGTGGCAGAGGAGGACCTCGATCCTTTCCTGAGGAATACAAAATTCCAGTATGAAGCTTTCCGAAGCAGCA ggCTTTCATCTGATGCCACAGTGCTGACACCCAACACAGAGAGCAGTTGTGACTTGATGACCAAAACCAAATCAGTGAGTGGGAATGATGACAGCACCTCCTTGGATTTAGAGTGGGAAGATGAAGAAG GCATGAACAGGATGATCCCGGTGCGGGAGCGCTCCAGGACAGAGGAGGACATCCTGCGGGCGGCGCTGAAGTTCAACAGCAGGAAGCCGGGGAGCCACCCGGCCTCGGCCTCCGACGATTCCAACGGGCTGGAGTGGGAGAACGACTTCgtcagcgccgccgccgccctggACGACAACGGCAACTCCGAGTACGCCGGCTTCGTCAACCCCGTGCTGGAACTGTCGGAGTGCGAGCGCCAGGACAGATAG
- the AP1AR gene encoding AP-1 complex-associated regulatory protein isoform X2 encodes MGNCWAQWCCGLFLRRDAGRIQRGGGSKYFRTCSTGEHFTIEFENLVESDEGESPGSSHRPLTEEEIADLKERHYDSIAEKQRVVDLKLQSEQCRQHRITQQRAHAVNNGEFQSCVAEEDLDPFLRNTKFQYEAFRSSRLSSDATVLTPNTESSCDLMTKTKSVSGNDDSTSLDLEWEDEEGMNRMIPVRERSRTEEDILRAALKFNSRKPGSHPASASDDSNGLEWENDFVSAAAALDDNGNSEYAGFVNPVLELSECERQDR; translated from the exons ATCCAAGTATTTTAGAACGTGCTCAACAGGAGAACACTTCACTATAGAG ttTGAGAACCTGGTGGAAAGTGATGAG gGGGAGAGCCCAGGAAGCAGTCACAG GCCTCTGACTGAGGAAGAAATTGCAGACCTGAAAGAGAGACACTACGACTCCATTGCTGAGAAGCAGAGGGTTGTTGACCTGAAGCTTCAGTCAGAG CAATGTAGGCAGCACAGGATaacacagcagagagcacaTGCTGTTAACAATGGAGAGTTCCAGAG CTGTGTGGCAGAGGAGGACCTCGATCCTTTCCTGAGGAATACAAAATTCCAGTATGAAGCTTTCCGAAGCAGCA ggCTTTCATCTGATGCCACAGTGCTGACACCCAACACAGAGAGCAGTTGTGACTTGATGACCAAAACCAAATCAGTGAGTGGGAATGATGACAGCACCTCCTTGGATTTAGAGTGGGAAGATGAAGAAG GCATGAACAGGATGATCCCGGTGCGGGAGCGCTCCAGGACAGAGGAGGACATCCTGCGGGCGGCGCTGAAGTTCAACAGCAGGAAGCCGGGGAGCCACCCGGCCTCGGCCTCCGACGATTCCAACGGGCTGGAGTGGGAGAACGACTTCgtcagcgccgccgccgccctggACGACAACGGCAACTCCGAGTACGCCGGCTTCGTCAACCCCGTGCTGGAACTGTCGGAGTGCGAGCGCCAGGACAGATAG